The genomic DNA ACAGTAAGGAAGGTTTTATTGAACGGAAAATTGAGATTAATGAGGAGGACCTCCAAGAAATTATTGAAGAATACCTAATGAGCCATATGGATTTTGATTTTGACGAGGTTGAAATAGTCAATAATCGACCGATAAACATTTGGCTACATGCAAAATGCAGAACCTATGTTGACCCAGATGATGAAAAAATATCAGATGCAGAAGTAGAAATCAAAGGCGATTATGACGGAAACCCGTTGGCAGGGTTTTAAAAACGAGAAAGCTTACATGATTGATAATCAGCCACCTGCAAAAGGTTCACCTTTATGATCTAAATAATAGGAACAAAGAGATTTAATTTCGCTAATATTACTATGATTGCAGAGTAATACATTAGAAATTTATAATTTTCACATTCCTTCTTTCTTATGATACTATTTATGGTAAGGAATAAGAAGATTATAAAACCAATTGAACTAATTACAAAATAAATTCTACTGGTAAAGTAAGTAACTTCTAATGGACTCAATGATCATCATTCCTTTCCTACTTAAATTTACTGAGTAATGTAAAACATAGGTAAGAAATATTGTCTATAGTTATATTATATCACTTTTCAAGTTCGTACTAAAGTCCCAAATAAATACTAGAATCTATATAAAAAAATACATGTACTAAAGTGCTTAATTATTAATCCGCCGTTTGCCAATCTTTACGGTAAAGCAATTTCATATTATAATAAATATATCGAACAAACTAGGAAAAATCAATAAAGTATGTATAGCCTGCCTGATACACGCAGCACAAAGGAAAACAAAGTTGATAGATGATCATGTAGTAAGGCTCATAATTGAAGACGCATTTAGCTGGTAATTAAATACCCTGTTTGGGGAAGTATTCTCGGACAGGGTAATGAGCAAAATTTACGGACACAAAATTTGGGCAAAGATTATAATTGGGTATGCCGTAATAATGTTTTGAATAAGAGGTGTTTTGTGAGTGGATAAGCGGAATGTTGAAGTAATCGCACATTATAATTTAAATGGCGAAATTACCCCATTAAAAATCAGACTTATTGAAGAAAATGATGAGAAGGCTTACATGATTGATAAACCAAGTAAGCCAGTCAAAGGTTCTTCGCTAAAAATCGGGCTTCAGGGAAAGCGTTATTCTTGTTTTATCGATGGGAAAAAAGCCTACCTTTTTCTTAGCGATGAAAATAAATGGTATATCGAACCAACCTAAACGATAAGAACAAATTTGACCAGATTAGGGTGCCTGAATAACTCCGGATTACCTGCCGGAATTACACGGATTACTCACAAAACCAATATTGAGATGTAAAAAGGGGATATATTATGATATGTGCATATTGCAATAGTGTTAATACATTAAATTATACTTGTGTAGCAACAACAATTATAGATATTTACCAGATTAAAATTTTTAGTGCACACCATCTATCTTCTGTAAAGATTGCCAAAAATATTTTTTCTATAAATCTATTAATGATGTGATTTCATATATAGCAGAGCAACAACTTTACAAAGTAGAGAATAAATTTGATTATATTGATATATTTGCTAAATTAGAGGCCTCTAATTCTGAACAATAGAAGTGGTGCTATTAAAACAACAGCGTGGCAGCTTAAATGCAACCGTAATAAAAGTCCCTTTTCTCTAACCTCCCGATATTTGATGATTTAATTTTATATCATTATGTTGACTTTGTCAACATAATATTCTTATTATTCTTCCACCCAACAACCTATATTCCGTTATTTTTTGTTGACTTTTACAACAAATTATTATATAATTAATACTGTAATTAATAATAATTTGTTGGAGGTCATAGAAATGAAAATTAAAATTGTAAGCCTGAAAATCAAAAGAGAAAAAACAATAACAGCAGAGGTTATTGACAGTTCGGCAAAGGCCGGAAAGTTTCTTGTAGAACTCATAGGCAGCATGGACAGGGAACACTTTATTGTAATGGCATTAGGCACAAATAATGTAATAAATTGTGTCCAGACTGTTTCAATAGGTACTTTGTCGGAAGCACCTGTACATCCCAGGGAAGTTTTTAAAATAGCAATACTTTCAAATTCACTCAATATTATTATAGCACACAATCATCCTGGAGGTACACTGAACCCATCAAAAGCTGATATTGAATTAACAGAAGAAATAAAAAAGGCAGGAGAGCTTTTGCATATACCAGTAATAGATCATATAATTGTCACAGATACAAATTATTATAGCTTTGCAGAGAATGGCCTCTTATGAGGCCCCCCCTCCAAAGTGCTAAATAAAATATGTAACAACCCTATTGAGGGATAAACCTGAAAAAGATAATATTGATTACAGGCTTGCAATTTTATATAAAATAAAAATATAGAGGAGACTAGGGCTATGGTTAAATATCCTGAAAGCGAAGAAAAATTTATTACACCTAAAACTGACCCTTCAGAATGTCAATATAGGCTCGGGTTAGGCGAAAAGTTAACTAAAAGATTGACAGCTGCGGGAGTTTACGTTGACAAACGCTGTATAATTAATGAATTTAAAGAAGTTATTCCTCCACTATTAGGCATTACTGAAGTAGCTGCCATACTTGGATGGGACAAAAGAAAAGTCTCAGTTTACGTACAAAGAAACGTTCTTCCGGATCCATCCATTCATATTGGAGATCGCCCAATTTGGACCATAAAGCAAATTGAAGAGTGGATGAATGATGAAAAAAACAAGAAATATCTTGGTTAAAAGTCTCTTATGCTAACAGACAAAGATTAAAGGAGTCGTTGCCTTGTACCTTTATAAAATACGGTAATATAATATTGTTTTGACTAGTGGTGTAGAGAAACTTGATATATTCGATGATTACCCTATTCTGTACGTGTAGTAATGGAACAGTTAACGACTATAAGCGTGTAATTATTTTACAGTAATAGCCGCTCATTTATCCATTAAAACTGTACCATATTACGCAAGGAAAAACAAAAAATAGAAGGTTAAACACCTTCTATTTTTTCAGATTTTATTGTATCATCAAATTTGCAAGGTCTACGGTGCTAGAATCATATGAGCCATTCTTTATAAACTTTATATCCAGTTTAATAACTCCTTTTAAATCAATATTGAATTCCTTTGGTAGAGAACCAGGGGCTAAATTATATGAGGTAATCAATTTATCATCATTATAAAATTCGATAGAAGACCCTTTTTGGTTTTCTGTATCATCAAGGCCAATAATTCCCTTTAAAGCAGTATACTTTGAAGCAAGATTAAAAGAGTATGTACTATTACTGACATATGAATATAATTGAATACCTTTATTATATTCTTTTCCTCCCATTGTCATTGTTTTATTAGCATTATAATATGCGCTGCTATCTGTATAAAAAGGTAAAATTGTATCAATCATATAGCTCCATGTTTTCTCATTGTCTGAAATTTTACCAACATATATTGTATTGTTTTTATAGTCTACAGGTTGCCCTATTGATTCAGAAAAAAATCTCAATGGAACGTATGTTGTACCATTGTAAATTAAAGCAGTAGGAACATAATATTTTCCGTTCCAGTACATATTTTCTTTATCACTGCCCTTCTTTTCTTCACCATTAAAAATGAGCTTTACTCCAAATAATTCAAGATTATAATTTGTTGCTGCAAATGCAACACTTGAAAAGAATATTGAACCTATAACTAAACCTATAAGAAAGTACTTTGCTTTACTCATTTGTATTTACCTCCATTAAGTTGTTTGTTGTGCTGTTGAATTTTCGACTACACTTTCCTTCATTACTTTGTCAAACCAATCTTTTTTTATTGCTTGCGCCTACCTTCAGTATTGGAGACAGCTTTCGGGGAATTCTTTTCTTGAAATTTACTATTAAGCATAAAATTATTCCCTGCCTATTTCTAACACTAAGAATATTTCCATAAGTTTTTTAGTTATGTAATCAGCATTACCTTTATCAAACTCTTTCTCTCCTGTAAGCAGCTCTAAAAGGAAAACGGAAATTCTGGAAAAGTTATCAATTGCCATTCTGTACTGTTTTAATTCCAAATTCATATTTTCAGGAGTATCTACGGAAAAGTATTCCTGTAGTGACCTTATCATAGAATTAAGTTGTTCAGCGTTCCAAGGTTTTTGAGTTTTTAAATAATCATTAATGAGTTCGTTCCATAGGTTTTCTCTGTCCACCCTTAATTTGTTTACTTTTTCATCATCTGAAACATCATGATATTTGAGCGCTGTTATCATTTTGTATCCCCTTCCTTTCTTATATTTAAGCTTGTCTTTAGCATTTTGATAATTATATCAAAAAAAACATAATTATCATATAAATATATAAATATTTATGATTCCTATTATTAAAAATCAGGAAAATTCAATTTTGCATACTCACCAAAAAGTTCTAAAACTTTAAGGTCATAAGCTCTAGCTGCTTCCTCTTCGCTTACAAAACGACCTATAAAAATATGTTTTTGATTAAAATTTGTTTGTGCGATCCATTTTTTTCGTTGTTTATCCCAAGTAACACCTACAAAATGAGAAGAGCATTCTTTATATAATGTCTTGCGCCCCTGGTTACTTTTAGAGTTTTTTTCGATACTTGTATACCCATATTTGTATTGTAATTCATCAAAGAGACTCTCGATTTCGCTTCGATCCAGATTCGGAAAATTTCTCTTATCTACATTTCCATAGTATTTAAATGTTAAATAGTCTGCAGCTATAGCTGCTTCATCTTCCTGCAGGTATCCTCCGGCATTAATTATTTTCTCTCTTTTCTTGATTCTAACCTTCCAACGTTTGAACCTATTATCATAATATACACCAAAGTATTTCGAACTTTTCCCGGATTGCTTCATTATATAATGCATAAATTCACTATAATTACAAATCAAAATATTTTCTCTTGAGAAATCATATGAATCACCGTTTTTATGTAATAATCGTTGATTTTTCGAAAGACCAAAAATAACGGTAGAATATGAGACTCTTTTTCCGTTTATTCTCGTTAATATTTGAATAAATCCTTTTTTATTGTGAGCAGCATACCATTTGTATAAGTTTGCTTTTTCGTAATCCAACGGATCAACAATTATTAGTTCGCCTTTTTTACCAACAATGATAGGCATATTAATCACTTCCCTTACTAAACACATAACCTCAAATCTATGTATTGATTCTGGCCTTAT from Acetivibrio cellulolyticus CD2 includes the following:
- a CDS encoding NPCBM/NEW2 domain-containing protein, with product MSKAKYFLIGLVIGSIFFSSVAFAATNYNLELFGVKLIFNGEEKKGSDKENMYWNGKYYVPTALIYNGTTYVPLRFFSESIGQPVDYKNNTIYVGKISDNEKTWSYMIDTILPFYTDSSAYYNANKTMTMGGKEYNKGIQLYSYVSNSTYSFNLASKYTALKGIIGLDDTENQKGSSIEFYNDDKLITSYNLAPGSLPKEFNIDLKGVIKLDIKFIKNGSYDSSTVDLANLMIQ
- a CDS encoding JAB domain-containing protein; the encoded protein is MKIKIVSLKIKREKTITAEVIDSSAKAGKFLVELIGSMDREHFIVMALGTNNVINCVQTVSIGTLSEAPVHPREVFKIAILSNSLNIIIAHNHPGGTLNPSKADIELTEEIKKAGELLHIPVIDHIIVTDTNYYSFAENGLL
- a CDS encoding AP2/ERF family transcription factor — encoded protein: MINMPIIVGKKGELIIVDPLDYEKANLYKWYAAHNKKGFIQILTRINGKRVSYSTVIFGLSKNQRLLHKNGDSYDFSRENILICNYSEFMHYIMKQSGKSSKYFGVYYDNRFKRWKVRIKKREKIINAGGYLQEDEAAIAADYLTFKYYGNVDKRNFPNLDRSEIESLFDELQYKYGYTSIEKNSKSNQGRKTLYKECSSHFVGVTWDKQRKKWIAQTNFNQKHIFIGRFVSEEEAARAYDLKVLELFGEYAKLNFPDF